A region of the Salvia splendens isolate huo1 chromosome 11, SspV2, whole genome shotgun sequence genome:
GGTCACACATATAACGGGCAAATGAAGACTGCACGAATGTGTTTTTTAAGTAAAGGCATTAGTTTTCATTTCTCTTACACTTCTCTCATTTTCAAAAAACCTACTGTATATCCTAACCCTTCTTAATAATAAATGATTACAGTAACAACTAGAGGAGATGATAATGAATCCTGCCTACTCATATGTAATAGTAACTTTTAAATATAGATCTTAGGGTTTCAATGAGCAAATCAGCATTTTCCATATTTCAATCTTATAAGCATTCCCCCTAGAAATCAGAAAGAAGGTTACCCATGCAACCTTTCTCCTTTCAACTGAAACTGTACATGTCATTGTGTCATAATTCAAACATTAAACCTTCAAGGATATATTTTCCAAAATCTGCCTACAATATCCATATCTTACCAACAGTCAGCAATACCTAACCACAATGATATGTCACGTAGATGAACAAAAGAGAAGTAAACTAACCCCAGGAGAAAGATCATATCCAATGGCATTTGTTCCGACACCTGATAACAGCAGAAGCGGATGATTTCTCGGTGGAGCCTGCTTCCAAATAAAATTAACTTGAACTTAAATTCCATTCTAACTTTCTAAGACTGATAATCTCTTCCATTTCAGTACGTATATTACCAATAAAAGCCAAAAGCTATCGCAATTCCACTTGCAATTTTTAAGATTCAACATAAAATTCTCCAACTTCAAGGTCAAAATCTGCACTACTTCACCTGTAACTTAAACTAACCGCAGCACGCCAATCTCAATCACAATTTCTGCCTACTATCTTAAACCAAGGAGAATCTGCTTAGAAATCAAATCGTGGATCGACTGAATTCATGCAGAAGCTCGCACACTCAAAACAAGCTTTTCAGTACACACTAAACAATGAGGCGAGTACCTGCGGCGACGGGCTATAGCGCCAGAGCGCGAGCTTCCAGTCCGAGTTTTTTACCGTGACGTAATGGAGCTCGTCGGCGGTGCATATCGGCGGTTTGTTCGGGAGCTTGTCAACATCGGCCGGCTGAGCCTGGTTGGTGGAGATCGCTCTAACTCTGGTAGATACGTGCGAGAGGCGGCGGAAGCAAGTGATGCTCGGTGATACGAAGCAGTGGCGGAACTGGAGCACGCGGCAGCGGTGGTGGTGGCGGAATGTGGCGGCGGCTAGATGGATCGCCGGATTCATGTTAGGTTGAGCAATCGGCATGATTGATTATTTCTCGAGTAGAATTTTCGAATTTTCGTTGCGAATTTATGGCGAAATTTGACCTGAGATGCGTGGTTTCACCGATTCCAGTTTCTTTCACTGTAGGAGCTTCCTTGGGAAGGGGTGACAGTgggattttcctttttttcttctttgttttttaaattttcatttgttgAAGGGGATTGGATAAAGGCGCCACGTCAAAACAAATGGATACACAGTAATTTAGCTTAGATAacaaaataccgaaaatacttCCGAATCAGACACGTTAATTAAAAAATtctatagaaaaataaaagaaaataatagagTATGAAAATTAAAGAGAAAGTAAATATGCAATGAAATACTAatagtgattggatgttttatttttatcaaaaaatatcaCTTTAGTCGGAACATCTTTAAAATGAATACAACTCAAATCTTAGTTTGACTAAGGAAATGACGAAAGCTTATGTGAGAATTCTGAAGAAGAAAGTAAATCTGAAAGATATTCCTAGAAATAGCATAGTGAAATTTCGCTATTTTATTGATTATTAACAATCTATATTACTCCATTGCTAATACATATAGTACTAGAATACATatagtaatagtagtactagATAAGTAAGCTGGATTACAAAACTTATGTTTGAAAAACGTGATACAAAATTTGTCCGgcgaaaattacacggaaaataaaggaaaattacaaagaaaataactgaacaaattacacggaaaacttGTGGAAAGTGGTAAGTCGAGTCGAAGAGTCCTCTTTCCACAAGATGAGATACgtcccggtagtgctctcggtttagcgtgtcgtccccaaagataaaacggcttcgtctctgaagtagcaggcACCGCTAGCAACAAAGCTCCgacgaacgggagtaaggcgggggcagagcttcgacgggaagattatgcagagagggagagagcgtgtatgcaagtatacttgtgtatgttctgtgtagaatgcaatggatgcatgcctatttataggccaagtccatcCGCtggggcattgatggagtcaacagccattatgtgtgccgtgatggcttgactgtaaccgacagaggttattgactggtgtactagccattgggagcggaagagacacgacgcacctggacatgctacatgACGGGATataccatggaccgtcgggaccttttgtctcccgttattcgtcggggtccagcggggacctgacgtggaccaggacccgtcggggatagcgtgaagttaggggtggtctaaaaagaacaagtggGGCTCgaaccgggaatcggatttgagaaaatgaatatactacgtctacggtcatctactcggaacgtagatcgacgctattgcatttaatttcacaaaattaaatgtcttgtaacatttattattaatcaaaaaatcatttgaccaagcacgattccaacaactTAATCACAACATAAAAGACTAAGCAATCTTCTTCACTATCCCATTCATCAACATGTCTCTCCAAACATCTCAACATTGCAAGCTGGTGCACATACTGTTTTGGCCATCTCCTGTGCTCCAATCAACTTCACGTGATCACCTGCCACGAGCACTTCATGCACTCCCACATTGCATGCGaccttaataaaaataaaataatttaatttttactcGGCAAGTTTTCATTTAGTTTGTGATCACATGTTGTGATGTTTGATttctcatatttatttatttattttaaaatgttagGTGAATGCAAATTGTGTTGCTTGGATTCTAATCTATAGTTAGTGGTAAAAAAAGCAAGCTATGGAGTTGCCTGGATAACAAAATTCACATCTAGTGTGGTCAGAGATGGGAAAAAGAGTGTATCATCTGGTGCAATGCATTATCTTAGTTTATGTTCTTGTTATAGTATGCATTTTTGTTTTGCTAAAATGGATGCATGCATGCattttgtgtttatttattTCCAGTTTGTCTGCGCCTGTGAGCTGAAATGAAAGGCCACACTGACTGGATTCTTGATTACCATGATATGCTAATATGGGGGCATGCGCTTGGAACCCATTTGCCCATGAATTTCACTATGGACTCTCAAACCAAAATGGCGGGCGCTGTTGCAGAAGAACCAAACCCTGCTCTTCTACTTGCTTTATATGTCACGTTTCTGCTCTCTACAAGCGTGCAGCTCATCATTGTTTCATGCATTTTCATAGAATCATGTTTCTCTTACTGCAACCTAAACTACATTTCTTTAATCTCTATACATACTATACacgtttttattttaaaaattaaggtttagcATTCGATTCAATGAATGATGTGTCTGACCAAGATCATTCTGTACCATTTTTTAAGTTTATAGATTATTATTGAAACATATGTACTTGATGAAAGGAAGAAGAGTTGTTTTAAAATGGAGTTGACTTAATATTGAGTTTTTGTAAAGGATAAATTGCCAAATAATTTGTTACGAATAATCAATTTTTTGTCAATTCCTTAATTTTctaaatctaaaaaataaatcattaattttgaaattttgcaaTTATCTTATCGCGTAAATTTCCAATTACTAAGAATGACTAAATTTTAGTCAATtccataattttcaaaaaagtATATcactaattttgaaaattttgcaattatcttatcttatattttaaatgaaaaacTTAATGATATGGTAATCAAATTTGTTGACAAGGCAAGGCGTCTTAGGTGGACAATTTATTAACAATGCGTATCAATTGATCACGGACTTTAATTTATGTCCAAATGTTAATATAACATACTACATTATCTACTGATATACATGTAATGCTTGATCAAGCTTTTGTTGTCTCTTCGTTTGGTTTCCAACATTTTCAAAGTTAAGGCATATATAAGTAGGCATGTAATCAAATGAAAACTCTAATTActgtacaaacttcaaattatGATTTGGACAATTAGAAcatgtcaacagatgataaaataacaacaacacaaaatgtcaacacattgttaACAATTGATGCTGTGTTgacattatgttgacattttctaatagTTCAGACAATAGTTtggagtttgcattttatcaccaCTCTAAATATGTTCAGGAactattttaaaactaattcGATTGCAGTTTTAGCATTTGAATGATTTGTTATGCTTATTCTTCACTCTAACTTGCAATAGTACTAAAAAACAGAACAACATAAATTTTGAAACTCAACCTGAATTCTGTCGAGAGATTGGCAGAACAAGGAATTAAAAAGAGCAATCAATTATACAGAAAATAATTCTTGAGATCACCTATGCATAGGTGAtcttcattggaaaataaagagTAGTCGATTTTCAGATTGCACATCCCATTTATTTATAAGGTAACATATTCCGTAACACTGTTGAAACTGTATAATTTACAACATTCCGCTATTCACGAGCTAAAAAAAAGGACGAAGTTTACGATATTTTACAAGGCCTCCGTCCTACCATTCTCCCTTCCTCGCGCTCAAGAGGTCGTTTCATGATTGCACTGACTCGGTCGCCTTAGGCAACGAGGTGAAACAGAACCTGCAACACAAACAGTGATATTGCACTTAACTAACCAGTGACATAGTACAAGCTCCTGACTTGAgatagaataattaaattttcataGATGGATACCTGATAAGCTGCTTCTGAGCCGGCACTTTTGCTGCTGCAGACGCAATTGCAGTTGATACAGCCAGTTCCAGCGGCTACATACAACACGAAAATGTCTCAGCCTGAAcataaaaaagaagaaacatgAAATGCACGAGAGCATAAAAAGGTCAGTTTGCAAGACCTCTAGCTCCTCTAAGTCGGCCTTGCCttgaaattgaataatggaGGTGGTGCCGATTGCTACTTCTACAGCCTGCTTGTCTGGGAACAACTCTGGTTGTGTAACTCCTTCTGCCTCCTCATTGTTCTGGGTTTCATTCTTCAACAAACCTTCGAGCCCATCAAATGCTTCAGAAGAATCCTGGTGAATGAGAGGAATCTGTGCAGAAGACTGCTCCATAACATGTTTCTCTATTGCAATTGGAGTAGGGAAAGCACCAGCAGAAGCTGAAGGTTCAGCAGCACGCTCGCTTTGATCAAGTCCTGGAATTCCCTGGGCAAGTGGAGAGAGGTTCCCAGCAACTCCATCTTCGCTTTTTGGGGCACTAAAATTGGTTTCGATTTGTTTCTTCAAAAATGAAGTTGCATCACTGGTACATGCACTGTTGCTTGAAGACTCTGTTAAGCTAGTTCCTCTATTGGGGGGTTCATCTAGTTTCCTCCTCTTCCTGCTGACAGCAGCATCAGTTTGGACAGGGCAGGATGCAAGCGATTTCAGAATTGTACGACTCTCAGATCTTTTTCTAGGGGGAGAAGGCCGGACTCCACCGGGGAAGACAAAGATAGGTAGGTCCTTCCGCTTAACATGGCACACATGGATCAACATTGCCGGCTTCCAGAATGAGTATGCATATACATCGTGCTTAAAATCCTCAACTGTCATCCTTAAATCAAATGGTTGAGCTTCTTGAGGGTTAGCACCTTGCTTCCTCCGCAACCCCATGAAATAACTATGGTGAAGTGGCTTTGATTTATCAGAAATTTCACCAGGGTGTGGATGGCACTGAAGGACGCCATTTGTGTCCCTTTCAATCTGAATCATTCACAgcaaaattagtaaagagaTGGAAAACACTGGTTACTCAAAAGTACTGATTTAACATCAAACAACTATGAGAACAAAAAGGGAGACAAGTACAACAGCACCTTCAAGGTAAGCAAACGTTTCCTGGACTCAACCCAACCTTTCCAACTCATCAAGTCTTCATCAGTCTCTGCTGCTATGTCCATCTGCAGATAATTTGTGTACGCTTCAAAGAACAAAAATGAATCAAAGAGAGTCTCCCAGTTAAGCTTGTTTGATTCTATTTCCTGCCATACACAATTTGAGAAAACTTCAGTGACGTATAACACAGAAGAATACATCGAAACATAACTAGGGAAAAACGAATTAAAATACCTCGCATATCTCATTTCCCCTATGAAATTCTTCCATCATGACTTGCAATGTACTTGTTGAGACATTGTAGCTGGAGTTCATGCAGGGATATGCAGGGGTTATAATGGGCATCAGGTGTGATCTGTCCTTGTAATTTCTTCTAGGATCCCAGAATGAAAGTCCTAAAGATCCTTCTTGAATTGGACACAACATTACAGGATTTGGCCACCGCCACAAATTGTATACCCTAAAAAAGCGGGATACCAACATGCTTGGCAGAGCATTTGGGTACAGCTGGCAGATGCGGGCAACAAGCAATGCCCAATTGATACCACCAAGGAAACCAGTAACCTGTTAAGAGAAAGACTACACAGTAAGCCAAATGCTTGCATACACTATATAAACACAAGAGAATAAGAAGGGAAAAAAAGCAAGCACAATTTAATTTCCTCACATTTGAATAAACTCCACGCCGCTTCGCCCACAGCCTCATACAGCGCAGTGTAGTACGAAAATTCTAAGGATGACACAACAATTATAATTTATTCTCAAGGAGatcatttcaacaaaaaatccAAAACTGTACAATTCACACACCTGTATATTTGGGACCAGGCGCAAGATTTGATCTGTTACTCTACAACCATTGAGACTTCGAACAGTCTGGTCGTCCACATTTTGGAGAATAGATTCTTGAGAAATATCCAAATCCTGAAAGCATTAGCATGAGATAGAAACGGATCAGATTAATTCAGAAAGGCACTTCAATAGTCTTTCACGAAAGAtatcaatatcaaattttagGTATCAACCAAATGCTGTTCAGAGACATCACATCACCAGAACAAACACAAGACATagaaaaacttgattgcaagaattaaaataaaagagaaagcaAAAACTAAGTACATACTGATTAAACCAGAGTTGTTTTAGACTTTTAGTTTGTTTTAGTGCATCAGGTCAGCAAATATATACCAATTAAAAGAACCACATGACATGCTAGAAGGCATCAAATGAACATTGGCCAATTAACAACGGTTTAGGTTCAAGGATCCCCATACAGGATCCAAACTATTAGCTACCATGGAAAATATCAACTGCCAATAGCACATTCCAGAATCCAATTCTAACTACGTAGTCATAAGACTTCAATGGACGCTAACAAAAAAATGGTAAGCTAAGAAACATAAGATAATCAGAGGCAAACAAACTCACTGATACATCTGTCATCATTATATGTAAAACTGTAAGAAAAGAggacaaaacaaaaaatttatgcATAATACAAACTAGTTATGAGAAGAGAAGATCCATACTTCAGGGATAATCCGCAGGGACACATTTGCATAAAGTAGATCTATAGAGACACCATTGAACTTGAACCTCATCACCGGTACATGGGCATCTGGTACAGAATGCAACTCTTGTACTTCAGGCATCTCTGATAGCATTCTGTGAAGTTCACCGAAGAAGTCTTCCTGCATACGACAAAGGTATCATCTTCCTTTCAGAAAGCATACATTAACAAGATGTCAACCGAGAATCTTACATTTCGAGTGGCATATTTTGGTCCGACACACAACGTATCAATATCAGCACCAGGGCCATGTACCTTTAAGTAGAAGAAAGATGCCAAATTTAATCCTCAAAGGCCTGTCTGGTAATCTCTTGAAAATTGCAACAATAATCTCAACAGTAAAATTAGATAAGAATTCATATAATCATATATCCTCCTGAGAGTGTAATGTAATTGGTTTCTCTGCAGTAATGTTTAAAAGCTTACCAAATTATCAAAAAAATCCATTGAAATCACCATTTAGCCACAAAAAGATCATATATAAACTCTGTTAATACTTAATGAAAGTATAACTTCTACATAGAACTTTTACAGTTCTAGCGGATCATGTTCTTAAGATTCTTGGTAACCAGAACAACATCCGGGCAAAAGATTACATTAACAAACTTTCATTTAACTATTAAAGTTTTCATCTTGCCCAAGGATTTAACAGGCACTTTAAATTTGGGTTCTTTTACCCTAAAAAGTCATCTCAGATTAATTAGGTCAAACTGTTTTCCACTTAGAATAGTGCATAACGCTAAGGCAATTGTTGAATTTGAAGGAGAAttgaaaaaagagagagaacaaaaattaaaaaagcacTTAAAGGGATGGAATTCATACGCCAAGCCGGTAAGAACCAAATGTGAAAATCTTTGCATTCGCCTCTTGGATTACTGATCCATTATAACCTCTAATACGGCTAACATTCTTCACCCATGTCTTCACAATCTGTGAATTAATCCAACATCAAAATTCATTCTTAACAACTGGAGGtcaaacaagtaaaccatttgaAGTTTATAAAAGGTGACCTGGTCTAATCTGCCAAGAACTTCCTCTCTTTTGATAGCTTCGTCGCGACTTTCATACAATCCCGCATCTACAAGAAACTGGCAATTCATACACAAGAGAGAGCCATTAggataaattaataaaagaaaaaggtaaAACGGAAAGGAAAAAACAAGTACATGAATGTTCAAAGAATTATACAAGTTGTAGAATCTAGTCTAGACTATAGAAAAAAAAGCAGCCAAGAACAAAACCAGCTAGCTTCTTTCTTTTTACCCTCAACTAAAACCATCAATTAGAGTTTTTATGAGTTCGATTACTAATATAAGGTTTGAAACTAGAAATTCCCTccacaaaatacaagtactgATGCAGAATAATGTAAATAACCAACCTTTCCTAAGTCACGAGTCTTAGAAACATCAGATTCCGAAGGGCCACCAGTCGAGATGGGCTCCGATAATCCCACACGAGATGCAATAGCCATAGCACTTGATCCTGGGCTACCCATTCACCTGTTCCTtcacttggcttttttttatatatttcttttttttttctttttcttattttcaatAACAATTAACAATCAACACTAATAGCCGTAAAAGCATAAACAACAATTAGGTCATCGAACGATCAATCAActagaaaaagtaaataaaaataaaagcagTATTCctcaatttttttattgaattccGGATATGCTACAAGGGGCGAGAAAGATACAAGCAGAACTGGAGTAATAGATAAACTTCTCCCtctaatttttctctttctagTACAATACAAATATGCTGCGACTGAAATTGAAAACGAGCGAGACCCCCGTAATCGATTTTATATCACGATGAGGCCTTCGGTCTTCTGGAAACAGTATAAATCCCTAAATTCGATTGAAAACTCTGGACCTGGAAACCAACCGCACCAACAATTTAACTGCGCACGCccgtgtgtatgtgtgtgtggaGAAGAAGAGCTGAGAGAGAGAAGACGCTTGAAGGAAGGAAGGAAGGAAGAGAGTTGGGGAGAAAGCAGCGATAATCGGCGATTTATGCACAAATAATTGGCGTCGCGTGATATATAAGCGGACATCAACTGTTTCGTATCGGCCCATAAATGTTAGTGGCCCATTccatatgtttcctagttttaTTACTTTCTCCGTACACGTTTTATATAAAGGAATATGACGGGAAagagttttaaaatttaaatctcattataataaaatatagacTAAAGGCAACATatagattttatgattttggtccaaaatattatcttttgaattatttggtc
Encoded here:
- the LOC121756471 gene encoding nuclear poly(A) polymerase 1-like; amino-acid sequence: MGSPGSSAMAIASRVGLSEPISTGGPSESDVSKTRDLGKFLVDAGLYESRDEAIKREEVLGRLDQIVKTWVKNVSRIRGYNGSVIQEANAKIFTFGSYRLGVHGPGADIDTLCVGPKYATRNEDFFGELHRMLSEMPEVQELHSVPDAHVPVMRFKFNGVSIDLLYANVSLRIIPEDLDISQESILQNVDDQTVRSLNGCRVTDQILRLVPNIQNFRTTLRCMRLWAKRRGVYSNVTGFLGGINWALLVARICQLYPNALPSMLVSRFFRVYNLWRWPNPVMLCPIQEGSLGLSFWDPRRNYKDRSHLMPIITPAYPCMNSSYNVSTSTLQVMMEEFHRGNEICEEIESNKLNWETLFDSFLFFEAYTNYLQMDIAAETDEDLMSWKGWVESRKRLLTLKIERDTNGVLQCHPHPGEISDKSKPLHHSYFMGLRRKQGANPQEAQPFDLRMTVEDFKHDVYAYSFWKPAMLIHVCHVKRKDLPIFVFPGGVRPSPPRKRSESRTILKSLASCPVQTDAAVSRKRRKLDEPPNRGTSLTESSSNSACTSDATSFLKKQIETNFSAPKSEDGVAGNLSPLAQGIPGLDQSERAAEPSASAGAFPTPIAIEKHVMEQSSAQIPLIHQDSSEAFDGLEGLLKNETQNNEEAEGVTQPELFPDKQAVEVAIGTTSIIQFQGKADLEELEPLELAVSTAIASAAAKVPAQKQLIRFCFTSLPKATESVQS